In Cedecea neteri, a single genomic region encodes these proteins:
- a CDS encoding glycine dehydrogenase codes for MNNGAVMVNEAEELTARIQDFIDALFKSKHITPNAVQEQMLASHVKAMIHRSLTGEPLPEVEESLFEEISAESMEMAQAVVDQFGNLPVEEAWLLSVHFEVAKDNL; via the coding sequence GTGAATAACGGAGCGGTAATGGTTAATGAAGCCGAGGAGTTAACGGCGCGTATTCAGGATTTTATTGACGCGCTGTTCAAAAGTAAGCACATCACGCCTAACGCGGTACAGGAACAAATGCTGGCCTCTCACGTGAAGGCGATGATTCATCGCTCTCTGACCGGAGAGCCGTTACCAGAAGTGGAAGAGAGCTTGTTCGAGGAGATCTCCGCGGAGTCGATGGAAATGGCGCAGGCGGTGGTCGATCAGTTCGGGAATCTGCCGGTAGAAGAAGCGTGGTTGCTGTCAGTGCATTTCGAAGTGGCGAAAGACAATCTTTGA
- a CDS encoding SFCGS family glycine-rich protein, which yields MEQITVVIGDRLGKGQKVAAGIEKAGGRAVVIPGVAADMKLGDVMKAENATFGISFCGSGGAGAITAQTKHGYKAKYGMRSVDEGVTAINEGNNVLGFGFMDKEELGERLVQAWNKKYGS from the coding sequence ATGGAACAAATTACCGTAGTCATTGGTGACCGTCTGGGCAAAGGCCAGAAAGTTGCAGCAGGGATCGAAAAAGCGGGCGGTCGCGCCGTGGTTATTCCAGGCGTCGCCGCCGACATGAAGCTGGGCGACGTGATGAAAGCAGAAAACGCCACCTTTGGTATCTCCTTCTGCGGCAGCGGCGGCGCGGGCGCCATTACTGCACAAACCAAACACGGCTACAAAGCTAAGTACGGCATGCGCTCCGTTGATGAAGGCGTGACGGCGATTAACGAAGGCAACAACGTGCTTGGCTTTGGCTTTATGGACAAAGAAGAGCTGGGTGAGCGCCTGGT